A single window of Paracoccus albus DNA harbors:
- a CDS encoding 50S ribosomal protein L25/general stress protein Ctc: MAKEIPDLVAEARTGTGKGAARQARRNGKVPGIVYGDGKDPVAVQFDFNQLLTKLRAGRFMSTLWNLKLDGQDDVRVICRGVQKDVVKDLPTHIDFMRLRRTSKVNLFIHVEFINHDKAPGLKRGGTLVTVRPEVELVVTAGDIPESIVVDLEGKEIGDSIHIGDIKLPSGAKPTTDRNFVIANLAAPSALVSEEAEEDAADADAEVTEAAGEDAAEENAEE, encoded by the coding sequence ATGGCCAAAGAGATCCCAGATCTGGTGGCCGAGGCACGTACGGGGACAGGCAAGGGGGCCGCCCGTCAAGCTCGCCGTAACGGCAAGGTGCCCGGCATTGTTTATGGTGACGGTAAAGACCCCGTCGCCGTTCAGTTCGACTTCAACCAGCTTCTGACCAAGCTGCGCGCCGGTCGCTTCATGTCCACGCTGTGGAACCTGAAGCTGGACGGTCAGGATGACGTTCGTGTCATCTGCCGCGGCGTCCAGAAAGACGTGGTGAAGGACCTGCCGACGCATATCGATTTCATGCGCCTGCGCCGGACGTCGAAAGTGAACCTGTTCATCCATGTCGAGTTCATCAACCACGACAAGGCCCCTGGCCTGAAGCGTGGCGGCACGCTGGTGACGGTGCGCCCGGAAGTCGAACTCGTCGTGACCGCAGGCGACATTCCGGAAAGCATCGTTGTCGATCTGGAAGGCAAGGAAATCGGCGATTCGATCCATATCGGCGATATCAAGCTGCCTTCGGGCGCGAAGCCGACGACCGACCGCAATTTCGTGATTGCAAACCTCGCCGCACCGTCCGCTCTGGTCTCTGAGGAGGCCGAGGAAGATGCAGCCGATGCAGACGCCGAAGTCACCGAGGCCGCGGGCGAAGACGCAGCGGAAGAAAACGCAGAAGAGTGA
- a CDS encoding ABC transporter ATP-binding protein, with product MIPVLEVRDLHKSFAGQPVLSGLDLSVDKGESLVVIGQSGTGKSVLLKCILGLESPDSGQISWQGQPLDAKNRAGFMNRFGMLFQGAALFDSLTVWQNVAFRLRKPLGDDKARQIAIEKLARVGLGPEVADLYPAALSGGMAKRAGLARAIAADPKVIFFDEPTTGLDPIRSARINDLIRTIVTETGATAITITHDMTTVRSVGDRVAMLSGGKLVWQGGIAQMDAAEEPNLHDFIRGIWRR from the coding sequence ATGATCCCGGTTCTGGAAGTGCGCGACCTGCACAAGTCCTTCGCCGGTCAGCCGGTGCTGAGCGGGCTCGATCTGTCCGTCGACAAAGGGGAAAGCCTTGTCGTTATAGGGCAATCCGGTACGGGAAAGTCGGTTTTGCTGAAATGTATTCTGGGGCTGGAAAGCCCGGATTCAGGGCAGATCAGCTGGCAGGGGCAGCCGCTGGATGCGAAAAACCGTGCTGGTTTCATGAACAGGTTCGGTATGCTTTTTCAGGGCGCGGCTCTGTTTGACAGCCTGACCGTCTGGCAGAATGTCGCTTTCCGGCTGCGCAAACCGCTTGGCGACGACAAGGCAAGGCAGATCGCCATTGAAAAGCTGGCGCGTGTCGGGCTCGGGCCAGAGGTTGCCGATCTTTACCCGGCTGCCCTGTCGGGCGGGATGGCGAAGCGGGCTGGTCTTGCGCGGGCCATTGCGGCTGATCCCAAGGTGATCTTCTTCGACGAGCCGACAACCGGGCTTGATCCGATTCGCTCGGCACGCATCAATGACCTGATCCGGACCATCGTGACAGAAACCGGGGCAACCGCGATCACGATCACCCATGACATGACGACCGTGCGCAGCGTGGGCGACCGTGTGGCGATGCTCTCGGGGGGAAAGCTTGTCTGGCAGGGCGGCATAGCGCAGATGGATGCCGCAGAAGAGCCGAATCTTCATGACTTCATACGTGGCATCTGGCGGCGCTGA
- a CDS encoding YMGG-like glycine zipper-containing protein, whose amino-acid sequence MTKLHIAAAAALFSLGLAGCTQNINPTDFDRAAIGAAAGATIAHVADKDESDVYKGAAIGAAAGALCNDVRFCQ is encoded by the coding sequence ATGACCAAACTTCACATTGCGGCCGCGGCCGCGCTGTTTTCGCTTGGCCTTGCAGGCTGTACTCAGAACATTAACCCTACGGATTTCGACCGCGCAGCGATTGGCGCTGCTGCCGGCGCGACCATCGCCCATGTCGCCGACAAGGATGAAAGCGACGTCTACAAGGGTGCCGCAATCGGTGCTGCCGCGGGCGCATTGTGTAACGACGTGCGGTTCTGCCAGTAA
- a CDS encoding ABC transporter permease: MAATRFDAEARQGLAMVSPPLIYALLMLAAPLLTILAYSFFKDDYLKVVHEFTLDNYRAVLTDPVFHKVMLRSVIVAMLVTLVTVVLAFPVAYFLSFNVRAERKAMWLFLITIPFWTSYLIRVFLWKAILAENGVVNSVMTLLPFINEPPFGNMLYNVQAMVITLAHAYAPFAILPIYVALEKIDRSLLEAGQDLGESRLMTFWRVTLPLAMPGVVAATLIVFIPTIGDYVTPELIGGGKTPMIANMVQANMLALDNRPMGSALAVTAMIVVTIVSLIFLFLNRRFLKVRQ, encoded by the coding sequence ATGGCAGCTACCCGTTTCGACGCCGAGGCGCGCCAGGGGCTGGCGATGGTTTCGCCGCCGCTGATCTATGCGCTGCTGATGCTGGCGGCACCGCTTCTGACCATTCTGGCCTATTCCTTCTTCAAGGATGATTACCTGAAGGTCGTACACGAATTCACGCTGGACAATTATCGCGCGGTCCTGACTGATCCCGTGTTTCACAAGGTCATGCTGCGCTCTGTCATCGTGGCGATGTTGGTGACGCTGGTGACGGTGGTGCTGGCCTTTCCCGTGGCCTATTTCCTGTCCTTCAATGTCCGGGCCGAACGGAAGGCGATGTGGCTGTTCCTCATCACCATTCCGTTCTGGACCTCATACCTGATCCGCGTGTTCCTGTGGAAAGCCATTCTTGCTGAAAACGGCGTGGTCAATTCGGTGATGACGCTGCTGCCCTTCATCAATGAGCCGCCTTTCGGAAATATGCTTTACAATGTTCAGGCGATGGTGATCACGCTGGCCCATGCCTATGCGCCTTTTGCCATCCTGCCGATCTATGTTGCCTTGGAAAAGATCGACCGATCGCTGCTGGAGGCCGGGCAGGACCTTGGTGAATCGAGGCTCATGACCTTCTGGCGCGTGACGCTGCCGCTTGCGATGCCGGGTGTGGTTGCGGCCACTCTGATCGTATTCATCCCGACAATCGGCGATTATGTAACGCCAGAGCTTATCGGGGGCGGCAAGACGCCGATGATCGCAAACATGGTGCAGGCGAACATGCTGGCGCTTGATAACCGGCCGATGGGTTCAGCCCTGGCCGTCACGGCAATGATCGTCGTGACGATCGTCAGCCTGATCTTCCTGTTCCTCAACCGTCGCTTCCTGAAGGTGCGGCAATGA
- a CDS encoding DUF6497 family protein: protein MEGKPITVPSGQLIYWQDMITGNPGAHGLTYRFRFVAPDLANLVPMASPAPMEALTEEDMAALDALAESEGGAATIISDAIIEGLISSTELDQTPVISLPLDMPIDEIAESPTDSATGDFVLPPAPDSLLRDPMHDDIVWLCENFVLPRIASPAPRPSKIVISLADRPLDSAGLEPGAVQLFEAFSLPADRDECIWEPL from the coding sequence ATGGAAGGAAAGCCGATCACGGTGCCGTCGGGTCAGTTGATCTACTGGCAAGATATGATCACCGGCAATCCGGGGGCGCATGGGCTGACATATCGCTTTCGCTTTGTCGCACCGGATCTGGCGAACCTGGTGCCAATGGCTTCTCCCGCACCGATGGAGGCCCTGACGGAAGAGGATATGGCGGCACTGGATGCGCTTGCCGAATCAGAAGGCGGGGCCGCGACAATCATCAGCGACGCGATTATCGAAGGGCTAATTTCATCGACGGAACTGGATCAGACACCCGTAATCTCGCTGCCGCTTGATATGCCGATCGACGAGATTGCCGAATCGCCAACGGATTCGGCGACCGGCGATTTCGTTCTGCCGCCCGCACCGGACAGCCTGCTTCGCGATCCGATGCATGACGACATCGTGTGGCTGTGTGAAAATTTCGTTCTGCCGCGTATTGCAAGCCCTGCCCCACGGCCAAGCAAAATAGTGATCTCGCTGGCGGATCGTCCACTGGACAGCGCCGGCCTGGAACCCGGTGCCGTCCAGCTTTTTGAGGCGTTCAGCCTGCCGGCCGATCGTGACGAATGCATCTGGGAACCTCTGTAA
- a CDS encoding DUF4174 domain-containing protein produces the protein MRSLIMLLTVAMLVSGMGSGGDPSPPSRVNPPSSAEVDAAQSAQSQEIGSPTAADELQILAASETTPEEFLWQARPVIVFADTAADPAFVAQIAELRRLPGELAERDVVVITDTEPAANSAWRSKLHPRGFSLVIIDKDGQIKQRKPQPWSVREISRAIDKFPLRREEIGRGG, from the coding sequence ATGCGTAGTTTGATTATGTTGCTTACAGTTGCAATGCTGGTATCCGGTATGGGTTCTGGCGGCGATCCCTCGCCACCCTCTCGGGTCAACCCACCATCTTCGGCAGAGGTCGATGCCGCACAATCAGCCCAAAGTCAGGAAATAGGCAGCCCGACCGCCGCTGATGAACTTCAGATACTTGCCGCGTCGGAGACAACGCCGGAGGAGTTTTTGTGGCAGGCCCGGCCGGTTATTGTTTTTGCCGATACCGCCGCCGATCCGGCATTTGTCGCGCAAATAGCTGAGTTAAGACGTCTGCCGGGGGAGTTGGCAGAGCGTGACGTGGTCGTCATCACCGACACCGAACCTGCCGCCAACAGTGCATGGCGCAGCAAGCTTCATCCGCGCGGATTCTCACTGGTGATCATCGACAAGGACGGTCAGATCAAACAGCGCAAGCCGCAACCGTGGAGCGTGCGCGAAATTTCCCGGGCCATCGACAAGTTTCCGTTGAGACGCGAAGAAATCGGGCGGGGTGGCTGA
- the alr gene encoding alanine racemase: protein MGQMVLEIDRSALQANYRALADKAPGARTAGVVKADGYGLGAGMVAAALSEAGAQDFFVAIASEAAAVREATGPSARIFILSGHMDGADFGDSIPVLNSPEQFFRDRAIRPGQPFAVQLDSGMNRLGFEPGEWAGLKSEIMAAGPELVMSHLACADEPDHPMNSRQLAAFRDMTDGITVPRSLAATGGILLGPDYHFDITRAGIGMYGGMPFADARPVIRLSLPVIQTRIVEAGETVGYSNTWTAQRRTRVATVAAGYADGIHRALSSDSDRARINLLAGDTPCPLVGRVSMDLITADVSALETVPDSLDLISSVQKVDDVADVIGTIGYELLTQLGGRYERRII, encoded by the coding sequence ATCGGGCAAATGGTTCTGGAAATTGATCGCTCGGCCCTGCAGGCCAATTACCGCGCCCTTGCAGACAAGGCGCCCGGTGCGCGTACGGCTGGCGTCGTCAAGGCGGATGGCTATGGTCTTGGCGCAGGCATGGTCGCGGCCGCACTGTCAGAGGCAGGCGCGCAGGACTTCTTCGTCGCCATCGCGTCCGAGGCGGCAGCGGTGCGCGAGGCTACCGGTCCGTCTGCGCGGATATTCATTTTGTCCGGCCATATGGACGGCGCGGATTTCGGCGATTCAATTCCGGTGTTGAACAGTCCCGAACAGTTCTTCCGTGATCGCGCGATACGTCCGGGTCAGCCTTTCGCCGTTCAGTTGGATTCCGGCATGAACCGCCTTGGGTTCGAGCCGGGCGAATGGGCCGGTCTTAAATCCGAAATTATGGCTGCGGGTCCTGAGCTGGTAATGTCGCATCTGGCCTGCGCGGATGAACCTGACCACCCGATGAATTCGCGCCAGCTTGCCGCGTTTCGCGACATGACGGACGGGATAACGGTGCCGCGCAGCCTTGCCGCTACGGGTGGGATATTGCTTGGGCCGGATTACCATTTCGACATCACACGGGCAGGGATCGGCATGTATGGCGGGATGCCCTTTGCCGATGCGCGCCCGGTCATCCGCCTGTCCCTTCCTGTGATCCAGACCCGCATCGTCGAGGCGGGCGAGACCGTTGGCTATTCCAATACATGGACGGCGCAGCGCCGGACACGGGTTGCGACGGTTGCGGCGGGCTATGCCGATGGTATCCACCGCGCCCTGTCCTCGGACAGTGATCGCGCGCGCATCAACCTTTTGGCGGGCGACACGCCCTGTCCGCTAGTCGGGCGTGTGTCGATGGACCTGATTACAGCGGATGTTTCGGCGCTTGAAACAGTGCCTGATAGCCTTGACCTTATCTCTTCGGTGCAGAAGGTCGACGACGTCGCCGATGTGATCGGGACCATCGGATACGAATTGCTGACCCAGCTTGGCGGGCGCTACGAACGCCGTATCATATGA
- a CDS encoding ABC transporter ATP-binding protein has translation MIECRDVHKYYGDYHALRGIDLTIREGEFFSLLGPSGCGKTTLLRTIAGFEDISSGVVLIDDKDMVHVPANKRPTNMVFQSYAIFPHLTVAENVAFGLRRDPRSKSEKAAAVEEALKMVGLSGYGKRAAHALSGGQRQRVALARALILKPKVLLLDEPLSALDRKMREQMQVELIKLQRQVGITFVLVTHDQEEALVMSDRIAVMFEGGIAQMDEPESLYARPVSRHVADFIGVMNFLPATILSETADQIRVDVEGLGEIELVHSQVAKNDEDSGPMIGFRPEAVSIFPEGQPQSAPRQNGGVIDEVVYYGDMTYYDVRLDEEDGTQSEPVRISMRNVFGRDIPNVGTRGSVGWSPSSLILFR, from the coding sequence ATGATAGAATGCCGCGATGTTCACAAATATTACGGCGATTATCATGCCCTGCGCGGCATAGACCTGACCATCCGAGAGGGGGAATTCTTCTCCCTGCTCGGCCCCTCTGGCTGCGGCAAGACAACGCTTCTGCGCACCATCGCTGGGTTTGAGGATATCTCCTCGGGGGTTGTGCTGATCGACGATAAGGACATGGTTCATGTCCCGGCCAATAAGCGCCCGACCAATATGGTGTTCCAGTCCTACGCAATCTTCCCGCATCTGACGGTGGCTGAAAACGTCGCCTTCGGCTTGCGTCGCGATCCGCGCTCTAAATCGGAAAAGGCGGCCGCGGTGGAAGAGGCACTGAAAATGGTCGGCCTGTCAGGATATGGCAAGCGCGCGGCCCATGCATTGTCCGGTGGTCAGCGCCAGCGGGTGGCGCTCGCTCGGGCGCTGATCCTGAAGCCGAAGGTTCTGCTGCTGGACGAACCGCTATCGGCCCTTGATCGCAAGATGCGCGAACAGATGCAGGTCGAACTGATCAAGCTGCAACGTCAGGTCGGCATCACCTTCGTGCTTGTGACCCACGATCAGGAAGAGGCCCTTGTCATGTCCGACCGCATCGCGGTGATGTTCGAAGGTGGCATCGCGCAGATGGATGAACCCGAATCGCTCTATGCCCGCCCGGTCAGCCGGCATGTGGCGGATTTCATCGGGGTGATGAACTTCCTGCCGGCAACGATCCTGTCCGAGACCGCCGATCAGATCCGTGTCGACGTCGAAGGCCTGGGAGAGATCGAACTTGTCCATTCTCAGGTTGCGAAAAACGACGAAGATTCCGGTCCGATGATCGGTTTCCGCCCGGAAGCCGTCAGCATCTTCCCAGAGGGTCAGCCGCAGAGCGCGCCGCGGCAGAATGGCGGCGTGATTGATGAGGTCGTCTATTACGGCGACATGACCTATTACGACGTCCGGCTTGATGAAGAGGACGGCACCCAGTCGGAACCTGTCCGTATCTCGATGCGCAATGTTTTCGGCCGGGACATTCCGAATGTCGGTACGCGCGGCTCGGTCGGATGGTCGCCTTCCAGCCTGATCCTGTTCAGGTAG
- a CDS encoding TRAP transporter substrate-binding protein, translated as MTDKSKLDRRRFLTHATLGGASAAAATTLAAPAIAQESPTINWRLTSSFPKSLDTIYGGAEVLAKMVSDATEGKFVIQPFAAGEIVPGLQAADAAAEGTVDCAHTVAYYYWGKDPTWALGAAVPFALSARAHNAWMYHGGGIDLFNEFLSGENLFALPGGNTGVQMGGWYRKEINSIDDLKGLKVRLGGFAGAVAEKLGVVPQQLAGGDVYPALEKGTIDGAEWVGPYDDQKLGFAKVAPYYYYPGWWEGGPTVHFMFNKERYEELPSHYQSLLHTACQATDADMLQEYDYKNPTALKELVAGGAELRPFTPEVMEAFYQAANEVYAELDDNNESWNKIWSSIKAFRNDWYLYNQTAEYTYDTFMMIQQRGGKL; from the coding sequence ATGACAGATAAATCCAAACTCGACCGCCGTCGCTTTCTGACTCATGCGACACTGGGCGGTGCGTCAGCCGCCGCTGCAACAACGCTTGCCGCACCAGCCATCGCACAGGAATCGCCGACCATCAACTGGCGCCTGACCTCGTCTTTCCCGAAGTCTCTGGACACGATCTATGGCGGCGCTGAAGTGCTGGCCAAGATGGTCAGCGACGCGACGGAGGGTAAGTTCGTCATCCAGCCTTTCGCCGCCGGAGAGATCGTGCCCGGCCTTCAGGCCGCTGACGCCGCCGCCGAAGGAACCGTGGATTGCGCGCATACCGTTGCCTATTACTATTGGGGCAAGGACCCGACCTGGGCGCTTGGCGCGGCGGTGCCCTTCGCGCTGTCGGCCCGCGCGCATAACGCGTGGATGTATCACGGCGGCGGCATCGACCTGTTCAACGAATTCCTGTCTGGAGAGAATCTCTTTGCATTGCCCGGCGGCAATACCGGCGTGCAGATGGGCGGCTGGTACCGCAAGGAGATCAACAGCATCGACGACCTCAAGGGGCTGAAGGTGCGCCTTGGCGGTTTCGCCGGTGCCGTGGCCGAAAAGCTCGGCGTCGTGCCCCAGCAGCTTGCCGGTGGCGATGTCTATCCCGCGCTTGAGAAAGGCACGATCGACGGTGCCGAATGGGTCGGCCCCTATGATGACCAGAAGCTCGGCTTCGCCAAGGTCGCACCCTATTACTACTATCCTGGCTGGTGGGAAGGTGGTCCGACGGTCCACTTCATGTTCAACAAGGAACGCTATGAAGAGCTTCCGTCACATTACCAGTCGCTCCTGCACACGGCATGTCAGGCCACCGACGCCGATATGCTTCAGGAATATGACTACAAGAACCCGACCGCATTGAAAGAGCTGGTCGCGGGCGGGGCGGAACTGCGTCCCTTCACGCCCGAGGTGATGGAGGCCTTCTATCAGGCCGCCAATGAAGTCTATGCCGAACTCGACGATAATAACGAAAGCTGGAATAAGATCTGGTCCTCGATCAAGGCGTTCCGCAATGACTGGTATCTGTACAACCAGACTGCGGAATACACCTATGATACGTTCATGATGATCCAGCAGCGTGGCGGCAAGCTTTAA
- a CDS encoding MmcQ/YjbR family DNA-binding protein: protein MSRKLVNQICGRFPGAEHSDPWGGGHDCWKVGGKIFALIGAMEERVSVKCDSIETSAMLIEAGVAAKAPYMHRSWVALPCDAARDELEHRIRQSYLIIRGGLPKTVQADLAPVR, encoded by the coding sequence ATGAGTCGCAAGCTGGTCAATCAAATCTGCGGGCGTTTCCCCGGAGCGGAACATTCCGATCCCTGGGGCGGCGGGCATGATTGCTGGAAAGTGGGCGGCAAGATCTTTGCGCTGATCGGGGCGATGGAAGAACGTGTCTCTGTGAAATGCGACAGTATCGAAACAAGCGCTATGCTGATCGAGGCCGGGGTGGCGGCGAAGGCGCCCTATATGCACCGAAGCTGGGTGGCCCTGCCCTGCGATGCCGCCCGCGATGAGCTGGAGCATCGGATTCGGCAATCTTATCTGATCATCCGGGGTGGGCTACCCAAGACAGTGCAGGCAGATTTGGCTCCCGTCCGTTAA
- a CDS encoding MerR family transcriptional regulator: MSDKLMTIRQMCDAFDVTPRTLRFYEARELISPERRGQHRLYDRRDRARLKLILQGKRFGFSLEEIRQLLELYDPRDNNVTQLAATLDAARIRLADMIRQQDELGQAIKDLTQQIDETERLLNARKAG, encoded by the coding sequence ATGAGCGACAAACTCATGACCATCCGCCAGATGTGCGATGCCTTCGATGTCACGCCGCGCACCTTGCGCTTCTACGAGGCACGCGAATTGATTTCACCAGAGCGTCGCGGGCAGCATCGCCTGTACGATCGCCGGGACCGGGCGCGCCTCAAACTGATATTGCAGGGCAAACGCTTCGGCTTCAGCCTTGAGGAGATCCGCCAGCTGTTGGAGTTGTACGATCCCCGCGACAACAACGTGACCCAGCTGGCAGCCACGCTGGATGCGGCGCGCATCCGCCTGGCCGACATGATCCGCCAGCAGGACGAACTCGGGCAGGCAATCAAGGACCTGACCCAGCAAATAGATGAAACAGAACGCCTTCTGAACGCCCGCAAGGCCGGCTGA
- a CDS encoding ABC transporter permease, producing the protein MRGGGLRIYAILYLIFLYGPILILPLFAFNNGTIIAFPLKGFTAEWFVQMTQNETLRRAFLNSLTIAVSSAILATALGVFAARATTRFSFPAKGGIMGLIMLPLVLPEIIVAMSLLVVLLAMGVGLSLVTVILGHTLICMPYAIAILSTAFNSLDKSLEEAAYDLGETKWSAFRLVILPLVMPGIISSLLMSFTISLDEFIIAFFLAGNEPTLPTYIFSQLRFPKSVPVIMALGTVLVLMSILLLTIAEYFRRRGVARTGQKDHGGFL; encoded by the coding sequence ATGAGGGGCGGAGGGCTGCGGATCTACGCGATCCTTTACCTGATCTTCCTTTACGGACCCATTCTGATCTTGCCGCTGTTCGCCTTCAACAACGGCACGATCATCGCCTTTCCGTTGAAAGGCTTTACCGCCGAATGGTTCGTTCAGATGACGCAGAATGAAACCCTGCGCCGGGCCTTTCTGAACTCTCTGACTATCGCAGTTTCTTCGGCCATCCTCGCCACGGCGCTTGGCGTCTTTGCGGCGCGCGCCACGACACGCTTCAGCTTCCCGGCCAAGGGCGGCATCATGGGGCTGATCATGTTGCCGCTGGTGCTGCCGGAAATCATCGTCGCCATGTCGCTGCTTGTTGTGCTGCTGGCGATGGGGGTCGGCCTTTCGCTTGTCACGGTCATTCTGGGGCACACCCTGATCTGTATGCCCTATGCAATCGCGATCCTGTCCACGGCGTTCAACAGTCTGGACAAATCGCTGGAGGAGGCCGCCTATGACCTCGGTGAAACGAAATGGAGCGCGTTCCGCCTTGTGATCCTCCCGCTCGTGATGCCGGGGATTATATCGTCCCTGTTGATGAGCTTCACGATCTCGCTGGATGAATTCATCATCGCTTTCTTCCTTGCCGGAAACGAGCCGACTTTGCCGACCTATATCTTCAGCCAGCTTCGTTTTCCGAAATCCGTTCCGGTCATCATGGCGCTCGGCACCGTTCTGGTACTGATGTCGATCCTGCTGTTGACCATCGCCGAATATTTCCGCCGCCGTGGTGTCGCCCGGACCGGACAAAAAGACCATGGGGGTTTCCTGTGA
- a CDS encoding homoserine dehydrogenase, with protein MSAPLRLGIAGLGTVGIGVVKIIQKHADLLSARSGRPVSITAVTARDRMKNRDADLSAYEWLDDPIAVATREDVDVYVELIGGDEGIARDSVEAALKSGKDVVTANKALLAIHGQALAQLAEEKGRVIRFEAAVAGGIPIIKSMTESMAGNQINRVMGVMNGTCNYILTRMESAGLPYEAVFEEARQLGYLEADPNLDVGGIDASHKLAILSSIAFGTQVDFGAVEIEGIERVSIDDIRRAADMGYRIKLLGVAQMTARGLEQRMSPCLVPADSPIGQLQGGTNMVVIEGDAVGQIVLRGAGAGEGPTASAVMSDVVELARGVRLPVFGQPASGLTRAQAARTAVPAAYYMRLALLDKPGALAKVAAVLGDAGISIHRMRQYDHEGGHAPVLIVTHKTTPDAIDHAIEMLPKTGVIAEDPVELRIEEV; from the coding sequence ATGTCCGCCCCATTAAGGCTTGGTATCGCCGGGCTTGGCACTGTCGGTATCGGTGTCGTGAAAATCATCCAGAAACATGCCGATCTGTTATCGGCACGTTCGGGTCGTCCTGTCTCTATCACGGCGGTGACAGCGCGTGACCGGATGAAGAACCGCGACGCGGATCTGTCAGCCTATGAATGGTTGGACGATCCGATCGCCGTCGCAACACGCGAAGATGTGGACGTTTATGTCGAACTCATCGGCGGCGACGAAGGCATCGCGCGCGATTCGGTCGAGGCGGCGCTGAAGTCCGGCAAGGATGTCGTGACCGCAAACAAGGCGCTTCTGGCGATCCACGGTCAGGCGTTGGCACAACTGGCCGAGGAAAAAGGCCGGGTCATCCGCTTTGAGGCGGCGGTGGCGGGCGGTATCCCGATCATCAAATCCATGACCGAATCCATGGCGGGCAACCAGATCAACCGAGTCATGGGTGTAATGAACGGCACCTGCAACTATATCCTGACACGGATGGAAAGCGCCGGCCTGCCCTATGAGGCCGTGTTCGAGGAAGCCCGCCAGCTTGGTTATCTGGAGGCCGATCCGAACCTTGACGTGGGCGGCATCGACGCCAGCCACAAGCTTGCCATTCTGTCATCCATCGCCTTCGGAACACAGGTCGATTTCGGCGCTGTCGAGATCGAGGGGATCGAGCGGGTCAGCATCGACGATATCCGCCGCGCGGCCGATATGGGTTACCGGATCAAGCTGCTGGGTGTGGCCCAGATGACCGCGCGGGGGCTGGAACAACGCATGTCGCCTTGCCTCGTCCCTGCCGACAGCCCGATCGGGCAGTTGCAGGGCGGCACCAATATGGTGGTAATCGAAGGCGATGCGGTCGGCCAGATCGTTCTGCGTGGCGCAGGCGCGGGCGAAGGGCCAACGGCAAGCGCTGTCATGTCCGATGTGGTCGAACTGGCGCGTGGTGTGCGGCTGCCTGTCTTTGGCCAGCCTGCTTCGGGCCTGACCCGCGCGCAGGCGGCGCGCACCGCGGTTCCCGCCGCCTATTACATGCGGCTTGCGCTTCTGGACAAGCCGGGTGCCCTGGCAAAGGTCGCGGCGGTGCTGGGCGATGCCGGTATCTCCATCCATCGGATGCGGCAATATGATCACGAAGGCGGGCATGCGCCGGTTCTGATCGTCACGCATAAGACGACACCCGACGCCATAGACCATGCAATCGAGATGCTGCCGAAAACGGGTGTGATTGCCGAAGACCCGGTCGAGTTGCGGATCGAAGAGGTTTAG
- a CDS encoding MlaE family ABC transporter permease has protein sequence MNALAPITLTGRATLGMIRRIGRVAIFAGRSLFMRPDPRELLRQLIQIGWLSLPVVGLTALFTGAALALQMYSGGQRFSAAEVVPAVVAIGMARELGPVLGGLMVAARVASSIAAEIGTMRVTEQIDALVTLSADPQRHLVTPRLWAAIIAVPALVGVGDIIGIMGGWLVGTQSLGFTSAAYLSGSWSFLESWDVISGLLKGAVFGLIVALSGCWCGMNAGRGAAGVGRATKYAVVVAAVGIFAANFIMTGLFFG, from the coding sequence ATGAACGCACTTGCGCCTATCACACTGACCGGGCGGGCGACGCTTGGAATGATCCGTCGGATTGGCCGGGTTGCGATATTTGCCGGTCGCAGCCTGTTCATGCGCCCTGATCCGCGCGAGTTGCTTCGCCAACTGATCCAGATCGGCTGGCTCTCTCTGCCGGTGGTCGGGCTGACCGCGCTGTTCACCGGTGCCGCACTGGCGTTGCAGATGTATTCCGGCGGTCAGCGCTTTTCGGCAGCAGAGGTTGTCCCGGCGGTTGTGGCCATCGGCATGGCGCGCGAACTCGGCCCGGTGCTTGGCGGGTTGATGGTGGCTGCGCGCGTCGCCTCTTCCATTGCGGCGGAAATCGGCACCATGCGCGTGACCGAGCAGATCGATGCACTTGTTACACTTTCCGCCGATCCGCAGCGGCATCTGGTGACACCACGGCTGTGGGCGGCGATCATCGCGGTACCTGCACTGGTCGGGGTCGGCGATATTATCGGGATCATGGGCGGCTGGCTGGTCGGCACGCAGTCGCTGGGTTTCACATCCGCCGCCTATCTCAGCGGAAGCTGGTCCTTCCTGGAAAGCTGGGATGTCATTTCCGGGCTGCTGAAGGGCGCGGTCTTCGGGCTGATCGTCGCATTGTCCGGCTGCTGGTGCGGCATGAACGCGGGTCGCGGCGCGGCGGGCGTCGGTCGGGCGACCAAATATGCGGTCGTCGTCGCGGCTGTCGGAATCTTCGCGGCGAACTTCATCATGACGGGGCTGTTTTTCGGATGA